In Desulfotignum phosphitoxidans DSM 13687, a single window of DNA contains:
- the radC gene encoding RadC family protein, producing the protein METQTILTQKSSRTTKTVFSKATHKGAGHRKRLRERFLSGGLAGFHDYEVIELLLTLNTPMKDCKDAAKALLKEFKSFQAVLEADVDELSRVPGVGPVNSMGIRLIKAVADRYLETKVVERDVVNNPEDLVDYLNHTIGFKGREHFVGVFLDAKNRVLASEILFSGTLSASAVYPREVVIKALQHQSAAMIFAHNHPSGDVTPSASDKDITRKLVFALGMVGITVHEHLIVGGRGVYSFAAQGLMARFQKEFSASDDHGRR; encoded by the coding sequence ATGGAGACACAGACGATCTTGACTCAGAAATCCAGCCGGACGACGAAGACAGTCTTCAGTAAAGCGACCCATAAAGGCGCAGGGCATCGGAAACGGCTGCGGGAGCGGTTTCTTTCCGGTGGACTTGCCGGATTCCACGATTATGAGGTCATTGAGCTGCTGTTGACCTTGAACACGCCCATGAAGGATTGTAAAGATGCGGCCAAGGCGTTGTTAAAAGAGTTCAAAAGTTTCCAGGCCGTGCTGGAAGCGGATGTGGATGAATTGTCCCGGGTTCCGGGAGTCGGACCGGTCAACAGTATGGGTATTCGTCTGATCAAAGCGGTGGCGGACCGATACCTGGAAACAAAGGTTGTGGAGCGGGATGTGGTGAACAATCCGGAAGACCTGGTGGATTATTTGAATCATACCATCGGGTTTAAAGGCCGGGAGCATTTTGTGGGTGTTTTTCTGGATGCCAAAAACCGGGTCCTGGCATCGGAAATTCTGTTTTCCGGGACTTTGAGCGCCAGCGCAGTCTATCCCCGGGAAGTGGTGATCAAAGCGTTGCAGCATCAGTCGGCGGCAATGATTTTTGCCCACAATCATCCGTCCGGGGATGTGACCCCGTCAGCCAGTGATAAAGATATCACTCGAAAACTGGTGTTTGCCCTGGGTATGGTGGGAATTACGGTTCATGAACATTTAATTGTGGGTGGTCGGGGCGTTTACAGCTTTGCGGCCCAGGGGCTGATGGCCCG
- the gyrA gene encoding DNA gyrase subunit A: MIQKETHLTSIEKEMKQSYLEYAMSVIIGRALPDVRDGLKPVHRRVLYAMQQLRNDWNKPYKKSARIVGDVIGKYHPHGDSAVYDTIVRMAQDFSLRYMLVDGQGNFGSVDGDSPAAMRYTEIRMRKLSHQMLADLEKETVDFIPNYDETLDEPAVLPTRFPALLVNGSSGIAVGMTTNIPPHNIREVADGIKALIDDPDLGIQDLMQYIPGPDFPTWGHIYGTHGIYEAYSSGRGIITLRAKVEVEENKKTGQETIVITELPYQVNKAKLVEKIAELMRDKVITGASFVRDESDRQGMRVAIGLKRDQIAEVVINQLYKHTNLQTSFGIIFLAVVNNRPELLTLKDILVHFIEHRKDVIIRRTRFDLRKAEERAHILEGLKIALDHLDEVVALIRASRSPEEAKTGLITTFDLTPVQAQAILDMRLQRLTGLEQEKIITEYDALLKDIAWYREILGSDQVVKGLIKDELAELVDEFGDDRRTKIVESTADISIEDLIAEEDMVVTVTRSGYIKRNPVTLYASQHRGGKGKTAMGTKIDDFVEHLFVASTHATVLFITNFGKVYQAKVYELPMAGRSSLGKAIVNLLQFEEGETLATLLTVNEFVENCYVVMATRKGRVKKTDLMAYSRPRSGGLIGVKLAPGDELIAARITDGNMNVFLGSDGGKVIRFHESDVRATARGSMGVRGMRIPPDSQVVGMEVLAGQQTLLTVTENGYGKRTDVAEYKTQNRGGMGVFSIKTSKRNGKMVSLALVDDTDELMMVTDKGILIRTDIGGINIISRNTQGVKLINLGAGEKLIGIARLFDENGDTDDLDSEIQPDDEDSLQ, from the coding sequence ATGATCCAGAAAGAAACCCATTTGACCAGCATCGAGAAGGAGATGAAACAATCCTACCTCGAATATGCCATGAGTGTCATTATCGGCCGGGCCTTGCCGGATGTGCGCGACGGGCTGAAACCCGTGCACCGGCGGGTGCTGTATGCCATGCAGCAGTTGCGTAACGACTGGAACAAGCCGTACAAGAAATCCGCCCGTATTGTGGGTGATGTCATTGGTAAATATCATCCCCACGGGGATTCTGCAGTGTATGACACCATCGTGCGCATGGCCCAGGATTTTTCATTGCGGTATATGCTGGTGGACGGGCAGGGTAACTTCGGATCTGTGGACGGCGATTCACCAGCAGCCATGCGTTATACGGAAATCCGGATGCGCAAGCTGTCTCATCAGATGCTGGCGGATCTGGAAAAAGAAACCGTGGATTTTATTCCCAACTATGATGAGACCCTGGATGAACCGGCCGTGCTGCCCACCCGGTTTCCTGCGCTCCTGGTGAACGGATCCTCCGGTATTGCCGTGGGCATGACCACCAACATTCCGCCTCACAATATCCGGGAAGTGGCGGATGGTATCAAGGCGTTGATCGATGATCCCGATTTGGGTATTCAGGATTTGATGCAGTACATTCCGGGTCCGGATTTCCCCACCTGGGGACATATTTACGGAACACATGGGATTTACGAGGCATACAGCAGCGGGCGCGGGATTATCACATTGCGGGCCAAGGTGGAGGTGGAAGAAAATAAGAAAACCGGTCAGGAAACCATTGTGATCACCGAACTGCCCTACCAGGTGAACAAGGCCAAACTGGTGGAAAAAATTGCTGAACTCATGCGGGACAAAGTCATCACCGGGGCCTCGTTTGTGCGGGATGAATCCGACCGTCAGGGCATGCGCGTTGCCATAGGACTCAAGCGGGATCAGATCGCTGAAGTGGTGATCAACCAGTTGTACAAACACACCAATCTTCAGACCTCGTTCGGCATCATTTTCCTGGCCGTGGTGAACAATCGGCCGGAACTGCTGACCCTCAAGGATATTCTGGTGCATTTCATCGAACACCGCAAGGATGTCATCATCCGGCGCACCCGGTTTGATCTGAGAAAGGCGGAGGAACGGGCCCATATTCTGGAAGGGTTGAAAATCGCTCTGGATCACCTGGATGAGGTGGTGGCCCTGATTCGGGCATCCCGGTCCCCGGAGGAAGCCAAAACCGGATTGATTACCACGTTTGACCTGACACCGGTGCAGGCCCAGGCCATTTTAGACATGCGGCTCCAGCGGCTTACCGGGCTTGAACAGGAAAAAATAATCACGGAATATGATGCCCTGCTCAAGGATATTGCCTGGTACAGGGAGATTCTGGGCAGTGACCAGGTGGTCAAAGGCTTGATCAAGGATGAGCTCGCAGAACTGGTGGACGAGTTTGGGGATGACCGCCGGACAAAGATTGTGGAAAGCACGGCTGATATCAGCATTGAAGACCTGATCGCTGAAGAGGACATGGTGGTCACCGTGACCCGGTCCGGGTATATCAAACGCAATCCGGTCACCCTTTATGCCAGTCAGCACCGGGGGGGGAAAGGCAAGACCGCCATGGGAACCAAAATCGATGATTTTGTGGAGCATCTGTTTGTGGCTTCCACCCATGCCACGGTTTTGTTTATCACCAATTTCGGCAAGGTGTACCAGGCCAAGGTGTATGAACTGCCCATGGCCGGCCGGTCCAGCCTGGGCAAGGCCATTGTGAACCTGCTGCAGTTCGAAGAAGGAGAAACCCTGGCCACCCTGCTCACAGTGAATGAATTTGTGGAAAACTGCTATGTGGTCATGGCTACCCGCAAGGGACGGGTGAAAAAAACCGATCTCATGGCCTATTCCCGGCCCAGATCCGGCGGACTGATCGGGGTGAAGCTGGCCCCGGGAGACGAGCTTATCGCAGCTCGAATCACGGACGGCAATATGAACGTGTTTCTGGGATCGGACGGCGGCAAGGTGATCCGGTTCCATGAATCCGATGTCAGGGCTACGGCCCGGGGATCCATGGGGGTCCGGGGCATGCGGATTCCCCCGGATTCCCAGGTGGTAGGAATGGAAGTCCTGGCCGGGCAGCAGACCCTGTTGACAGTCACGGAAAACGGATATGGCAAACGCACGGACGTGGCAGAGTATAAAACCCAGAACCGCGGCGGCATGGGTGTGTTTTCCATCAAGACATCCAAACGGAACGGTAAAATGGTTTCCCTGGCTTTGGTGGATGATACAGATGAACTCATGATGGTGACAGATAAAGGAATATTGATCCGCACGGACATCGGCGGTATCAACATCATTTCCCGCAATACCCAGGGCGTCAAGCTGATCAATCTGGGAGCCGGTGAAAAACTCATAGGTATTGCCCGGCTTTTTGACGAGAATGGAGACACAGACGATCTTGACTCAGAAATCCAGCCGGACGACGAAGACAGTCTTCAGTAA
- a CDS encoding AI-2E family transporter, translated as MEQTIFQRGVFFFFLALFCASILLLGNLLAPFTATIVLGGVITGVFQPMVNVFAQKISMRAASVLTCIIIFFVVFIPVVFFVGVLSREALGLYNMARDAVFSNQLIQTLENTRALERLNDLLARAGIQKTVSWQELFAPVSELGKMLGLSLFQQARFITSNLLNLVFYFCLMLIVIFYMFMDGKRLIQYLYDLSPLQDEHDKKLVTQFHEMAGAVLIVNGLGGLIQGIAGGVLFWFLGLNSPVLWGLVMGFMAFLPIVGIGIVLVPTAVFYMIDNSMITGFGLLGFYGMLSWGVEYIYKPKLVGDRVAMHPLLVFFAIIGGLNVYGLMGIIYGPLIATLFLTLSDIYFSSFQSMVEPAKQKK; from the coding sequence TTGGAACAGACCATTTTTCAAAGAGGGGTGTTTTTCTTTTTTCTGGCCCTGTTCTGTGCATCCATTCTTTTGCTGGGAAATCTGCTGGCACCATTTACAGCCACCATTGTTCTGGGTGGGGTGATCACGGGTGTGTTTCAACCCATGGTCAATGTGTTTGCCCAAAAAATATCCATGCGGGCGGCATCGGTATTGACCTGCATTATCATTTTTTTTGTGGTGTTCATTCCAGTGGTCTTTTTTGTGGGGGTGTTGTCCAGAGAAGCCCTGGGATTATATAATATGGCCAGAGATGCTGTCTTTTCAAACCAGTTGATCCAGACTTTGGAAAACACCCGGGCCCTGGAACGGCTCAATGATCTGCTGGCCCGGGCAGGGATCCAGAAAACAGTTTCCTGGCAGGAGTTGTTCGCCCCGGTGTCTGAACTGGGGAAAATGCTGGGATTGTCCCTGTTTCAGCAGGCCCGGTTCATCACATCTAATCTGCTGAATCTGGTGTTTTATTTCTGCCTGATGCTGATCGTTATTTTTTACATGTTCATGGATGGGAAGCGGCTGATTCAGTATTTGTACGACCTGTCTCCGCTTCAGGATGAACATGACAAAAAATTGGTTACACAATTTCATGAAATGGCCGGGGCAGTGCTGATTGTCAATGGTCTGGGCGGATTGATTCAAGGGATTGCCGGCGGGGTTCTGTTCTGGTTCCTGGGGTTGAACTCTCCGGTTCTCTGGGGCCTGGTCATGGGATTCATGGCGTTTCTGCCCATTGTGGGCATTGGAATTGTTCTGGTACCCACCGCTGTGTTTTATATGATTGACAATTCAATGATCACGGGGTTCGGCTTACTGGGGTTTTATGGCATGCTTTCCTGGGGGGTTGAATACATTTACAAGCCCAAACTGGTGGGAGACCGGGTGGCTATGCATCCGCTTCTCGTTTTTTTTGCCATCATCGGCGGTCTGAATGTGTACGGCCTGATGGGCATTATTTACGGACCGTTGATAGCGACCTTGTTCCTCACCTTGTCGGATATATATTTTTCCAGTTTTCAATCCATGGTTGAACCGGCAAAACAAAAAAAATAA
- a CDS encoding thiolase family protein: MKNVVIVSGVRTPVGSFGGSLKAVSVKDLGTCVMKEVLKRAGLRPGVTDEQAAFGPESLKDQGMIDIEKKGYDYDESLKELFVDEVIMGNVLQAGQGQNTARQAMINAGLPRFTPAMTINKICGSGLKAIALGAQAIMAGSADVVLAGGQESMSNAPMALLKARWGHRMELTGQGQVHDLMVFDGLYEIFYGYHMGLTAENIVEKYGISREDQDQLALLSHNRAMAAIQDGTFAEEIVPVTIASRKGDIVVDTDERPMETSMEKLARLRPAFKKDGSVTAGNASGINDAAAAVLLMTEEKADELGLEKLAKIKAFASGGVDPAYMGLGPVPAVKKVLKQTGMTVKDIDMIELNEAFAAQAIGCMRELNIDVETPNELGSGISIGHPIGCTGARQMVTAIHQMKRKGYGTGLISMCIGGGMGMAMIIEK, translated from the coding sequence ATGAAAAACGTGGTGATAGTCAGCGGTGTCAGGACCCCGGTAGGATCTTTTGGCGGTTCTTTGAAAGCGGTGTCTGTAAAGGATCTGGGTACCTGTGTCATGAAAGAAGTGCTTAAGCGGGCAGGACTGCGCCCGGGTGTGACCGATGAACAGGCGGCATTTGGCCCGGAATCCCTGAAAGATCAAGGCATGATCGATATTGAAAAAAAGGGATATGATTATGATGAGAGCCTCAAGGAACTGTTTGTGGATGAGGTGATCATGGGTAATGTGCTCCAGGCAGGCCAGGGACAGAATACGGCGAGACAGGCCATGATCAATGCCGGTCTGCCACGGTTCACGCCGGCCATGACCATCAACAAGATCTGCGGTTCCGGGCTGAAGGCCATTGCGCTGGGGGCCCAGGCTATCATGGCAGGCAGTGCGGATGTGGTGCTGGCCGGTGGGCAGGAAAGCATGAGCAACGCGCCCATGGCATTGTTGAAAGCCCGGTGGGGACACCGCATGGAACTGACCGGTCAGGGCCAGGTCCATGACTTGATGGTGTTTGACGGGCTGTATGAAATTTTTTACGGGTACCACATGGGGCTGACTGCGGAAAATATCGTAGAAAAATATGGTATTTCCAGAGAAGATCAGGACCAGTTGGCCCTGCTGAGTCACAATCGGGCCATGGCAGCGATTCAGGATGGGACCTTTGCAGAGGAAATCGTGCCGGTGACCATTGCATCCCGCAAAGGGGATATTGTGGTGGACACGGATGAGCGGCCCATGGAGACCAGCATGGAAAAATTGGCCAGACTGCGGCCGGCATTTAAAAAAGACGGAAGCGTGACTGCGGGCAATGCATCCGGCATCAATGATGCGGCTGCTGCTGTGCTGCTCATGACCGAAGAAAAAGCCGATGAACTGGGCCTGGAAAAACTGGCCAAAATCAAGGCCTTTGCATCCGGCGGCGTGGATCCGGCGTATATGGGGCTGGGACCGGTGCCGGCTGTGAAAAAAGTGTTGAAACAGACCGGAATGACTGTCAAGGACATTGATATGATCGAATTGAACGAAGCGTTTGCGGCCCAGGCCATCGGATGCATGCGGGAATTGAATATCGATGTGGAAACACCCAATGAACTGGGGTCCGGTATTTCCATCGGACATCCCATTGGATGCACCGGTGCCAGACAGATGGTCACCGCCATTCACCAGATGAAACGCAAAGGTTACGGGACCGGCCTGATATCCATGTGTATCGGTGGCGGCATGGGCATGGCCATGATCATTGAAAAATAA